A segment of the Terriglobia bacterium genome:
AAATCAAGAGGCATTGAAGGCCGTGCCGCAGAATGTTGCTTTTGAGCCTTTCGGAGGAGATCGCAAATCCATCCTCGATCTGCAAGGGTATGTGGATCGGGGTAACTCGGGGAATGCCGCCGAGCAGATCTTCGTAAGCGGTGTAGTCAGGGGTGAAATAGCCGATCCTGATTTCCCCCAGCGCCCAGACCACCCGGGTCAGGGCGAGGCGTCCGCCTGCCGTGATGGCCACATTGCCGGCGGTGTATTGCGATTTCATGCCGCGGCGGAATTGCCGGTTATAGAGGGCAGCAACGGCCTCGCGCAGCTCCGTCAGGCCGGCCACGGGCCCATAGGCATGATCCTCCGGGGCGATGGTAATGTTAGCAACTCGGTCCGGAGCTCCCGGCAACGGGCCGACCTCCGGCATGCCCTGACCCAGGTTGCACCAATCGGGATGTTCCCCGTAGTACCCGAGCTTCGCCGCTTCGGCCACCACGAAGATAACTCCCATATAGGGCACGTCGCGAAATGGACCCAGACTTTCAGCCATGAATGTCCCCCTCCTCTGGAGGATAGATTGTATCAGCTCTGTTCCGACTTGCGTTTACCTCATCCACTGATTAATCTTGTGGCCGCATAGTTGCCGCCCAATCCATGCGCTTCCCCGAGTTACCGCACATCGGTTGGGTTGAATAGCTTTTGGGTGATGCCGCATTCAGGTGCCTAGGGTGCTCGTGGAACACGGCAAGGCGCAGATGTGCACCCGACACCGAACCAGCTCGATTTTGGGATCTCGGGGGCTGTTCGACATCCGCCATAACCAGGGGGTTCTGAAATGAAACTTCGTCTCTTCGTCACGCATCTCGCAGTTGTCGCACTGGCGATTCCTGCGGTTGCCTTCGGCCAAGGTGCCGTGGCCGATTATCAGCGCGCTAACGGGCTCCGTGCCAGGTATGAAGCCCTCGCCATCAACGTAGCCGGTCCCGCCACCTGGATCGACAACTCCAGCCGCTTCTGGTACAGGAAGTCGGTCGCGGGCGGGAGCGAATTTGTCGTGGTCGATGCGGCCAGCCTGCAGAAACAGCCGGCGTTCGACCATGAGAAGTTGGCTGCAGCATTGTCCAGGGAGACGAACCGCACTTATACCGGCCTCACGTTGCCGTTCAGCACGTTCAGCTTTGTCGACAACCAGCGGGCGATTCAAATGGCCATCGACGGCGCGCAGTGGCGCTGCACGCTGGCCGACTACGTCTGCCGGCGCCCCGAGATCGGGACGGGCGGCGGCCGTGGCGGACGAGGCGGCGGCGCCGGTGGCGCGCAGTCCCAGGAACCCCGCAGGCTCTCACCCGACGGCAAATGGGAAGCGCTGATTCAGAACTACAATGTTGCCATCCGGGCCGTGGGCTCGCAGTCGCTCACGATTCTCAGCTACGACGGTTCCGAAGGCAGTTACTACGACCTGCGGTCGATCCAGTGGGCGCCGGACTCCAGGAAACTCGCGGCTTACCGCGTAACCCCCGGCTACCGGCGCGAGGTGCACTACGTCGCGTCGTCGCCGGAGGACCAGCTGCAGCCAAAGCACTCGACGCTCGTGTACGCCAAGCCGGGCGATGTGCTCGATGTGGAGCAACCGGCAATCTTCCACATCGAGACCCGGCAGCAGCGCGTCGTCGACCGGTCGCTGTTCCCCAATGCATACGACATGTCGCCCCTGGTCTGGCGCAAGGACAGCTCGGCGGTGACGTTCGAGTACAATCAACGCGGGCACGAGTTGTTTCGCATCATTGAGATCGACGCCGCCAGCGGCAAGGCTCGAGCGGTCATCACCGAACAGCCGAAGACGTTCTTCTGCTATTCGAGCAAGAAATATCGTTATGATGTTCAGGATGGGAAAGAGGTCATCTGGATGTCGGAGCGCGACGGCTGGAATCACCTCTATCTCTATAACGGCGCTTCCGGCAGCGCCACCCAAATCACGAAAGGCCCTTGGGTGGTCCGCAGCGTCGTCAAGACCGGCGAAGAATCACGCCAGCTCTGGTTCAGCGCGAGCGGAATGTACCCGGGCAAGGACCCCTACTTCGTACACTACTACCGCATCAACTTCGACGGCACGGGGCTGACCGCCTTGACCGAAGCGGACGCCAATCATGTCGCCAGTTTTTCTCCGGATATGAAGTATTACGTAGACACATACTCGCGCGTGGAGCTGGCGCCGGTCATGGAACTCCGGCAGGTGTCCGACGGCAGGAAACTCCTGGATGTGGAGCGCGGAGACCTCAGCGCGCTCACCAAGGCGGGTTGGAAAGCTCCGGAATCGTTCGTCGCGCCCGGCCGCGACGGCAAGACCGACATCTGGGGGGTGATCTTCCGGCCGACGAACTTCGACCCGTCCAGGAAGTACCCGGTCATCGAGAGCATCTACGCCGGGCCGCACTCCTCGTTTGTGCCGAAGTCGTTTCAAGCCTTCAACGCGATGCAGGCGCAGGCCGACATCGGCTTCATCGTTGTCCAGATCGACGGCATGGGCACATCCAACCGCTCGAAGGCATTTCACGATGTGGCCTGGAAGAACATCGGCGATGCCGGTTTCCCGGATCGAATCCTCTGGCACAAAGCGGTGGCAGCGA
Coding sequences within it:
- a CDS encoding S9 family peptidase, translating into MKLRLFVTHLAVVALAIPAVAFGQGAVADYQRANGLRARYEALAINVAGPATWIDNSSRFWYRKSVAGGSEFVVVDAASLQKQPAFDHEKLAAALSRETNRTYTGLTLPFSTFSFVDNQRAIQMAIDGAQWRCTLADYVCRRPEIGTGGGRGGRGGGAGGAQSQEPRRLSPDGKWEALIQNYNVAIRAVGSQSLTILSYDGSEGSYYDLRSIQWAPDSRKLAAYRVTPGYRREVHYVASSPEDQLQPKHSTLVYAKPGDVLDVEQPAIFHIETRQQRVVDRSLFPNAYDMSPLVWRKDSSAVTFEYNQRGHELFRIIEIDAASGKARAVITEQPKTFFCYSSKKYRYDVQDGKEVIWMSERDGWNHLYLYNGASGSATQITKGPWVVRSVVKTGEESRQLWFSASGMYPGKDPYFVHYYRINFDGTGLTALTEADANHVASFSPDMKYYVDTYSRVELAPVMELRQVSDGRKLLDVERGDLSALTKAGWKAPESFVAPGRDGKTDIWGVIFRPTNFDPSRKYPVIESIYAGPHSSFVPKSFQAFNAMQAQADIGFIVVQIDGMGTSNRSKAFHDVAWKNIGDAGFPDRILWHKAVAAKYPYYDITRVGIYGGSAGGQNALGGLLFHPEFYKVAVSYAGCHDNRMDKIWWNEQWMGWPIGPQYSASSNVDNAYRLQGKLLLVVGELDTNVDPSSTMQVVNQLIKHNKDFDLLVVPGGEHGAGRSGETGPYGEHKRFDFFVRHLLGVNPPAWQALEAKPPSNGHRAAVPAARR